In a genomic window of Lathamus discolor isolate bLatDis1 chromosome 4, bLatDis1.hap1, whole genome shotgun sequence:
- the BIVM gene encoding basic immunoglobulin-like variable motif-containing protein isoform X2 — MPNISEDEKENGSGNNGNTENKPGKESPEASLHDPVKPYCMTDASTVSLVSRGNGHYPWGCPVTHTREKFYTICSDYAFLNRVTSICKSPSASVSACLSGSAALNVGNNTPGLLGIQTGASDIIYSEDANLEGLSGDLGKLPLAWEIDKSEFNGVTNNLKNKAGNMKKQVTKKKSVDKKSRHHRECPQRSALEDVKERKVLDLRRWYCVSRPQYKTSCGISSLVSCWNFLYSTLGAGSLPPITQEEALHILGFQPPFEEIRFGPFTGNTTLMRWFRQINDHFHIKGCSYVLYKPHGKNKTAGETAAGALAKLTRGLKDESMAYIYHCQNHYFCPIGFEATPVKASKAYRGRVLQQEVEYWILIGEPSRKHPTIHCKRWADIVTDLNTQNPEYLDIRHLERGLQHRKTKKVGGNLHCIIAFQRLSWQRFGPWNFPFGNIRQDKQSQTPGQGISKSESEDNISKKQHGRLGRSFSAGFHQESTWKKSNLRERRNSGYQSYNDYDGND; from the exons ATGCCTAACATTTCAGAAGATGAAAAGGAGAATGGTTCTGGAAAtaatggaaacactgaaaacaaacctgGGAAAGAATCCCCAGAAGCTTCTCTGCATGATCCTGTTAAGCCGTACTGCATGACAGATGCCTCTACTGTGTCCTTGGTGTCGAGGGGAAATGGGCATTATCCATGGGGATGTCCTGTGACTCATACACGAGAGAAATTTTATACCATCTGCTCAGACTATGCTTTTTTAAACAGAGTAACATCCATTTGTAAGAGCCCAAGTGCTTCAGTTAGTGCCTGCCTGTCAGGCAGTGCTGCCTTAAACGTTGGAAATAACACCCCTGGCTTACTCGGAATTCAAACTGGTGCTTCAGATATAATCTACAGTGAAGATGCTAACTTGGAAGGCTTGTCTGGTGACCTTGGAAAGCTTCCCCTGGCATGGGAAATCGACAAATCAGAGTTCAATGGCGTCACCAACAATCTGAAGAACAAAGCAG GCAACATGAAGAAGcaggtgacaaagaaaaaatctGTAGACAAAAAAAGCAGACACCACAGGGAGTGTCCTCAGCGTTCTGCCCTTGAAGATGTGAAGGAGAGGAAAGTGTTGGACCTCCGGAGATG gtaTTGTGTTAGCAGACCTCAATACAAGACTTCCTGTGGAATTTCGTCTTTAGTGTCTTGCTGGAATTTCTTATATAGTACACTGGGAGCTGGAAG TTTACCACCTATTACTCAAGAAGAAGCTCTGCATATACTGGGCTTTCAGCCTCCATTTGAAGAGATTCGGTTTGGTCCCTTCACTGGAAATACAACTTTAATGAg ATGGTTTAGGCAAATAAACGATCACTTCCATATCAAGGGATGCTCATATGTTCTGTATAAACCTCATGGGAAGAACAAGACAGCTGGAGAAACTG CTGCAGGGGCCCTTGCAAAGCTAACGCGTGGCCTGAAAGATGAGTCAATGGCCTACATCTACCATTGCCAAAACCATTATTTTTGCCCAATTGGATTTGAAGCAACCCCAGTAAAAGCCAGCAAAGCCTATAG AGGTCGTGTCTTGCAGCAAGAAGTAGAATATTGGATCTTAATTGGAGAGCCAAGCAGAAAACATCCAACAATACACTGTAAAAG GTGGGCAGATATTGTCACTGACCTAAACACCCAAAATCCAGAATATCTAGATATTCGTCACCTAGAGAGAGGATTGCAGCATCGAAAAACAAAGAAG GTTGGAGGAAATCTTCATTGCATCATTGCCTTTCAGAGACTTAGCTGGCAAAGATTTGGTCCTTGGAATTTTCCATTTGGAAACATTAGACAGGATAAACAATCCCAAACACCAGGACAAGGAATTTCCAAATCTGAGAGTGAAGACAATATCTCTAAGAAACAACATGGGCGACTGGGTCGATCATTCAGTGCTGGCTTTCATCAAGAATCTACATGGAAGAAGTCTAATCTTCGTGAGAGGAGGAATAGTGGGTATCAGAGTTATAATGATTATGATGGAAATGATTAA
- the BIVM gene encoding basic immunoglobulin-like variable motif-containing protein isoform X1 translates to MPNISEDEKENGSGNNGNTENKPGKESPEASLHDPVKPYCMTDASTVSLVSRGNGHYPWGCPVTHTREKFYTICSDYAFLNRVTSICKSPSASVSACLSGSAALNVGNNTPGLLGIQTGASDIIYSEDANLEGLSGDLGKLPLAWEIDKSEFNGVTNNLKNKAGNMKKQVTKKKSVDKKSRHHRECPQRSALEDVKERKVLDLRRWYCVSRPQYKTSCGISSLVSCWNFLYSTLGAGSLPPITQEEALHILGFQPPFEEIRFGPFTGNTTLMRWFRQINDHFHIKGCSYVLYKPHGKNKTAGETAAGALAKLTRGLKDESMAYIYHCQNHYFCPIGFEATPVKASKAYRLLDLDSGDLGSVPSSTTDFQCDFRGRVLQQEVEYWILIGEPSRKHPTIHCKRWADIVTDLNTQNPEYLDIRHLERGLQHRKTKKVGGNLHCIIAFQRLSWQRFGPWNFPFGNIRQDKQSQTPGQGISKSESEDNISKKQHGRLGRSFSAGFHQESTWKKSNLRERRNSGYQSYNDYDGND, encoded by the exons ATGCCTAACATTTCAGAAGATGAAAAGGAGAATGGTTCTGGAAAtaatggaaacactgaaaacaaacctgGGAAAGAATCCCCAGAAGCTTCTCTGCATGATCCTGTTAAGCCGTACTGCATGACAGATGCCTCTACTGTGTCCTTGGTGTCGAGGGGAAATGGGCATTATCCATGGGGATGTCCTGTGACTCATACACGAGAGAAATTTTATACCATCTGCTCAGACTATGCTTTTTTAAACAGAGTAACATCCATTTGTAAGAGCCCAAGTGCTTCAGTTAGTGCCTGCCTGTCAGGCAGTGCTGCCTTAAACGTTGGAAATAACACCCCTGGCTTACTCGGAATTCAAACTGGTGCTTCAGATATAATCTACAGTGAAGATGCTAACTTGGAAGGCTTGTCTGGTGACCTTGGAAAGCTTCCCCTGGCATGGGAAATCGACAAATCAGAGTTCAATGGCGTCACCAACAATCTGAAGAACAAAGCAG GCAACATGAAGAAGcaggtgacaaagaaaaaatctGTAGACAAAAAAAGCAGACACCACAGGGAGTGTCCTCAGCGTTCTGCCCTTGAAGATGTGAAGGAGAGGAAAGTGTTGGACCTCCGGAGATG gtaTTGTGTTAGCAGACCTCAATACAAGACTTCCTGTGGAATTTCGTCTTTAGTGTCTTGCTGGAATTTCTTATATAGTACACTGGGAGCTGGAAG TTTACCACCTATTACTCAAGAAGAAGCTCTGCATATACTGGGCTTTCAGCCTCCATTTGAAGAGATTCGGTTTGGTCCCTTCACTGGAAATACAACTTTAATGAg ATGGTTTAGGCAAATAAACGATCACTTCCATATCAAGGGATGCTCATATGTTCTGTATAAACCTCATGGGAAGAACAAGACAGCTGGAGAAACTG CTGCAGGGGCCCTTGCAAAGCTAACGCGTGGCCTGAAAGATGAGTCAATGGCCTACATCTACCATTGCCAAAACCATTATTTTTGCCCAATTGGATTTGAAGCAACCCCAGTAAAAGCCAGCAAAGCCTATAG GTTGCTGGATTTGGACTCGGGAGACCTAGGTTCAGTTCCCAGTTCAACCACAGACTTCCAGTGTGACTTTAG AGGTCGTGTCTTGCAGCAAGAAGTAGAATATTGGATCTTAATTGGAGAGCCAAGCAGAAAACATCCAACAATACACTGTAAAAG GTGGGCAGATATTGTCACTGACCTAAACACCCAAAATCCAGAATATCTAGATATTCGTCACCTAGAGAGAGGATTGCAGCATCGAAAAACAAAGAAG GTTGGAGGAAATCTTCATTGCATCATTGCCTTTCAGAGACTTAGCTGGCAAAGATTTGGTCCTTGGAATTTTCCATTTGGAAACATTAGACAGGATAAACAATCCCAAACACCAGGACAAGGAATTTCCAAATCTGAGAGTGAAGACAATATCTCTAAGAAACAACATGGGCGACTGGGTCGATCATTCAGTGCTGGCTTTCATCAAGAATCTACATGGAAGAAGTCTAATCTTCGTGAGAGGAGGAATAGTGGGTATCAGAGTTATAATGATTATGATGGAAATGATTAA